A genomic stretch from Chryseobacterium sp. SNU WT5 includes:
- a CDS encoding DUF4252 domain-containing protein, with amino-acid sequence MQKLLLILALIFSHFYQVNAQKDKLDQLFEKYQEADGVTSIKIAKPMFSMLNKLNIADDELSQIKPLLNKINGLKILIVEKPSSSAQTSQFQKLQGDINTSLKSMKYEELITVHSKDNKIKFLASDTVNGVLDNLLLNINADGNTVLMMLDGKITMDDVNNLINEAEKSTTRSSVTTENITSTGTIQVRNVGKFSGVSVSSGIKVNFTQGPNQSVIVETNPNLQEYVSTEVQNGVLVIGVKNNNNKKLNFKKLLVTIEAPQLSTVRVTSGSLFSTLNTINENDFKADISSGGDLNAQLNITDEAGFNVSSGSSMRVDIQTNQLRFQGSSGSTSTLTGNAEKANLNVSSAASVNAKNLVNKVADAQASSGASIRVNATKILNAQASSGSSIRYQTNATMTKTNSKTSSGGSIEPIN; translated from the coding sequence ATGCAAAAATTACTTCTAATACTCGCCCTTATTTTTTCACATTTCTATCAAGTAAATGCGCAAAAAGATAAGCTTGATCAACTTTTTGAAAAATATCAGGAAGCAGATGGAGTTACTTCTATCAAGATTGCAAAACCAATGTTCAGCATGTTGAATAAATTGAACATTGCAGATGATGAACTTTCTCAAATTAAACCGTTACTGAACAAAATCAATGGACTAAAGATCTTAATTGTAGAAAAACCAAGCAGTTCGGCTCAAACAAGTCAGTTTCAAAAATTACAGGGAGACATTAACACTTCTTTAAAAAGTATGAAATATGAGGAATTAATAACCGTTCACAGTAAGGATAATAAAATAAAATTCTTGGCATCCGATACGGTGAATGGGGTTTTAGACAATCTCTTATTAAATATCAATGCAGATGGGAACACTGTGTTAATGATGCTCGACGGAAAAATAACGATGGACGATGTAAACAATCTCATAAATGAAGCAGAAAAATCTACGACTAGAAGTTCGGTGACTACTGAAAATATTACTTCTACCGGAACCATACAAGTTCGAAATGTGGGGAAATTTAGCGGGGTATCAGTTTCAAGTGGAATTAAAGTTAACTTTACTCAAGGTCCTAATCAGTCTGTCATCGTGGAAACAAATCCTAATCTTCAAGAATATGTATCGACTGAGGTTCAAAATGGAGTTTTAGTGATCGGTGTGAAAAATAACAATAATAAAAAGCTAAATTTTAAAAAGCTTTTGGTTACGATCGAAGCTCCTCAATTAAGTACTGTAAGAGTAACTTCCGGATCTCTGTTTTCCACTTTAAATACCATCAATGAAAATGATTTTAAAGCTGATATTTCTTCTGGTGGCGACTTGAATGCTCAATTAAACATCACGGATGAAGCCGGATTTAATGTTAGCTCTGGATCATCAATGAGAGTTGATATTCAAACGAACCAGCTAAGATTTCAGGGAAGCAGCGGTTCAACTTCCACACTTACGGGCAATGCAGAAAAAGCAAATCTTAATGTATCAAGCGCGGCCTCTGTTAATGCCAAAAACCTTGTCAATAAAGTAGCAGACGCACAAGCATCTTCAGGAGCGAGCATACGAGTAAATGCCACCAAAATTCTAAATGCGCAAGCTTCTTCGGGATCCTCTATTCGTTACCAAACAAACGCTACAATGACCAAAACAAATAGTAAAACTTCAAGTGGAGGCAGTATTGAACCTATAAATTAA
- a CDS encoding DUF4252 domain-containing protein codes for MKKIHFLSAFLIIFLSLQSCIVSKKPSIGFFDNPYYDYKGAQFTSVNVPIFLAKPFVKKALRDDGESEELINLIKKISDVKVMTIENGNKEMIAGFAKYLTKNNFEEWMTVKKETETINFQAKQKGDVIRNLLITVASGNELVFVDVSGKFTPDDISRIINYSEKKDVGKVISK; via the coding sequence ATGAAAAAAATACATTTTTTATCCGCTTTTTTGATTATATTCCTGTCGCTGCAATCATGTATTGTTTCAAAAAAACCCAGTATAGGATTCTTTGATAACCCTTATTATGATTATAAAGGTGCACAATTTACCAGCGTGAATGTACCCATATTTCTGGCAAAACCATTTGTAAAGAAAGCATTGCGTGATGATGGCGAGAGTGAAGAGCTCATTAACCTCATCAAAAAAATTTCTGATGTAAAGGTAATGACTATAGAAAATGGCAATAAAGAAATGATTGCAGGTTTTGCAAAATATTTGACTAAAAATAATTTTGAAGAATGGATGACCGTAAAGAAGGAAACAGAAACGATCAACTTTCAGGCAAAGCAGAAAGGTGACGTGATTAGAAACCTGTTAATTACAGTTGCATCTGGTAACGAACTTGTTTTCGTTGATGTATCCGGGAAATTCACGCCGGATGATATATCTAGAATAATCAATTATTCAGAGAAGAAAGACGTGGGTAAAGTTATCTCTAAGTGA
- a CDS encoding TonB-dependent receptor plug domain-containing protein — protein sequence MKKIFLTIAVLLYALSFAQNDTIKTPTEREDDIEEVIINSTRTSRTIANTPTRVETIELEEIDEKSNMRPSNVAMILHESTGIAVQQTSATSANSSIRIQGLDGRYTQILKDGFPSFGNFANGLSILEIPPLDLKQVEIIKGPSSTLFGAGAIAGVINFISRTPREKQDLNILTNYANTGLLNFGVYASKKTNNFGYTFMATYNNQKAFDVDGNDFSELPQSKDFTIHPKLFFYLGGDAKMILGNAFTKGNRLGGDMQYIGGGRSANHPYFEENNTIRNTTTLEFEKKFTDNSSLNFKSAYSIFDRKIKIPGYNFKGENQNFYSDLSWNQSFPNQTLILGGNYIADEFRQSSANPFDLNLQTETSGVYAQHTWDIADFLKVENGIRTDFVNYNNALYDKGEIFFLPKTSFLFLISPQLTSRVGGGFGYKTPTSFTEQTDTFSYQNLRALQNVTSEKSLGATADLNFKTRLGDDFNLSLNQMFFYTKLTNSIILNENIDSTFNLMNTSFPVFSKGFETNLKFIYKDFIKLFAGYTFTDTKADYLPDNQMLPLVPKSKVNLALIAEKEGNYKAGFEAYYTDKQILYNRQNTNPYWELGFMVEKFFGRFSIFLNLENFTDTKQINYKPVVSGTHQNPQFDEIWTHVEGRTINSGIKFKL from the coding sequence ATGAAAAAGATATTTTTAACTATAGCAGTTTTGCTGTACGCTTTATCGTTTGCGCAAAATGATACTATAAAGACGCCCACTGAGCGTGAAGATGACATTGAAGAAGTCATTATTAATTCTACGCGAACTAGTCGGACAATCGCAAATACTCCAACCAGAGTAGAAACTATAGAATTGGAAGAGATCGATGAAAAGTCTAATATGCGGCCTTCCAATGTTGCTATGATTTTACATGAAAGTACAGGAATTGCAGTACAGCAAACGTCTGCAACTTCAGCTAATTCCAGCATTAGAATTCAAGGGTTAGATGGCCGATATACGCAGATTTTAAAAGATGGGTTTCCAAGTTTTGGAAATTTTGCAAACGGATTAAGTATTCTGGAAATCCCGCCCCTGGATTTAAAACAGGTGGAAATTATTAAAGGTCCATCTTCCACTTTATTCGGAGCTGGAGCAATTGCCGGGGTGATCAATTTTATATCGAGAACACCTCGGGAAAAACAGGATCTGAATATTCTCACCAATTATGCAAATACCGGACTTTTGAATTTTGGTGTGTACGCTTCAAAGAAAACGAACAATTTCGGTTATACTTTTATGGCCACTTACAACAATCAGAAAGCGTTCGACGTGGATGGTAATGACTTTTCGGAACTGCCACAGTCTAAAGATTTTACCATTCACCCAAAATTATTCTTTTATCTTGGCGGAGATGCGAAGATGATCCTGGGCAATGCTTTTACCAAAGGAAACCGCTTGGGAGGAGATATGCAATATATCGGTGGCGGCCGAAGTGCGAATCACCCTTATTTCGAAGAAAATAATACCATAAGAAATACAACTACGCTTGAATTTGAAAAGAAATTCACCGACAATTCTTCTTTAAATTTTAAGAGTGCTTATTCTATTTTTGATCGTAAAATAAAAATTCCAGGTTATAATTTTAAGGGAGAGAATCAAAATTTCTATTCAGATCTCTCCTGGAATCAATCATTTCCCAATCAGACATTAATTTTAGGAGGAAATTATATTGCAGATGAGTTTAGACAAAGTTCTGCGAATCCCTTTGATCTTAATTTACAGACAGAAACTTCAGGGGTTTACGCACAACATACATGGGATATTGCTGATTTTTTAAAGGTTGAAAATGGAATTAGGACAGATTTTGTTAATTACAATAATGCTTTGTACGATAAAGGAGAAATTTTTTTCTTACCGAAGACATCGTTCTTATTTTTAATCTCACCTCAATTAACAAGTAGAGTTGGAGGAGGTTTTGGTTATAAAACACCAACTTCTTTTACAGAGCAAACAGATACTTTCAGCTATCAAAATCTGCGCGCATTACAGAATGTTACTTCCGAAAAAAGTTTGGGTGCCACCGCTGACCTTAATTTTAAAACAAGATTAGGTGATGATTTTAATTTGAGTTTAAATCAAATGTTCTTTTATACAAAACTCACCAATTCAATTATTTTGAATGAGAATATTGATTCAACTTTTAATCTTATGAATACCAGTTTTCCTGTTTTCAGCAAAGGTTTTGAAACCAATTTGAAATTTATTTATAAAGATTTTATTAAATTATTTGCAGGATATACCTTTACCGATACCAAAGCAGATTATCTCCCAGACAATCAAATGTTGCCATTGGTGCCGAAAAGTAAAGTGAATCTTGCCTTAATTGCAGAGAAAGAAGGAAATTATAAAGCCGGTTTCGAAGCGTATTATACGGATAAACAGATTTTATACAATCGCCAAAATACAAACCCTTATTGGGAACTTGGTTTTATGGTAGAGAAATTTTTTGGAAGGTTTTCTATATTCCTGAACCTCGAAAACTTTACGGATACCAAACAAATTAATTATAAACCTGTTGTTTCCGGAACTCATCAAAATCCGCAATTTGACGAAATCTGGACGCACGTAGAAGGACGCACTATCAATAGTGGTATCAAATTTAAATTATAA
- a CDS encoding DUF6660 family protein, with amino-acid sequence MKIVALVLSLFFAILITVSCNDGISPFSNVSSTSIKKSEVFSHPSDLDACSVFCPCACCGIVMVFEKINLQIKDSTEINHNSKIVDFQLFTISKIPFGIWQPPKLC; translated from the coding sequence GTGAAAATCGTTGCATTAGTCTTATCGCTATTTTTTGCAATACTCATTACAGTTTCTTGTAATGACGGGATTTCTCCATTTTCAAACGTATCTTCAACTTCTATTAAAAAAAGTGAGGTCTTTTCTCATCCTTCAGATTTGGATGCATGTTCCGTTTTTTGCCCTTGCGCCTGCTGTGGCATAGTGATGGTGTTCGAAAAGATTAATTTACAAATCAAAGACAGTACAGAAATAAATCACAATTCAAAAATTGTTGATTTTCAGCTGTTTACTATTTCAAAGATCCCTTTCGGAATTTGGCAACCGCCTAAATTGTGTTGA
- the guaB gene encoding IMP dehydrogenase, whose amino-acid sequence MSIHNKIVETAITFDDVLLIPSYSEVLPNQVSLKSRLSDKITLNVPIVSAAMDTVTEAEMSIALARVGGLGFIHKNMTIEEQAAEVYRVKRSENGMITDPVTLTKDHTLKEARDLMAHYKISGLPVVDEDNTLIGIITNRDVKYQENLEAKVEQLMTKDHLITSDKATNLEEAKQILLKNRVEKLPIVDKNFKLVGLITIKDIDNQMEYPNANKDSSGRLMVGAGVGIGEDTIDRVTALVKAGVDIIAVDSAHGHSKGVLDKVKEIRKNFPDLDIVGGNIVTAESAKDLIEAGANILKVGVGPGSICTTRVVAGVGVPQLSAIYNVFEYAKTKNVAVIADGGIKLSGDIVKALASGASAVMLGSLLAGSDEAPGEEIIFQGRTFKSYQGMGSLSAMRRGGKERYFQSEAKKFVPEGIEGRVPHKGKLEDVIFQLTGGLRAGMGYCGTKDIETLQRDGKMVRITGNGLKESHPHDVIITQEAPNYTL is encoded by the coding sequence ATGTCTATCCACAACAAAATCGTAGAAACTGCCATCACTTTCGATGACGTACTTCTTATCCCTTCTTACTCAGAAGTTTTACCTAATCAGGTTTCCCTCAAATCAAGACTTTCCGATAAAATCACACTTAATGTTCCTATCGTTTCCGCAGCTATGGATACGGTTACAGAAGCAGAAATGTCAATTGCACTGGCACGCGTCGGTGGCTTAGGTTTTATTCATAAAAACATGACGATCGAAGAACAAGCGGCAGAAGTGTATCGCGTAAAACGTTCGGAAAACGGAATGATTACAGATCCTGTTACCCTTACCAAAGATCATACTTTAAAAGAAGCCAGAGATTTGATGGCTCACTATAAAATTTCTGGTTTACCCGTTGTTGATGAAGACAACACTTTAATTGGAATCATTACGAATCGAGATGTAAAATATCAGGAAAACTTAGAGGCAAAAGTTGAGCAGTTGATGACAAAAGATCATTTGATCACTTCTGACAAAGCAACTAACCTGGAAGAAGCAAAGCAAATCCTGTTGAAAAACCGCGTGGAAAAACTTCCGATCGTGGATAAAAACTTTAAATTAGTAGGACTTATTACCATTAAAGATATTGATAATCAAATGGAATATCCGAATGCTAATAAAGATTCAAGTGGCAGACTGATGGTTGGTGCGGGAGTTGGAATTGGTGAAGATACCATTGACCGCGTAACAGCATTGGTAAAAGCTGGGGTGGACATTATTGCGGTAGATTCTGCACACGGACATTCCAAAGGAGTTTTAGATAAAGTTAAAGAAATCCGAAAAAACTTTCCAGATCTAGATATTGTAGGTGGAAATATCGTTACCGCAGAATCCGCTAAAGATTTAATTGAAGCTGGTGCTAATATTTTAAAAGTTGGCGTTGGGCCAGGTTCTATCTGTACTACAAGAGTTGTTGCAGGAGTTGGTGTCCCCCAACTTTCTGCGATTTATAATGTATTTGAATATGCTAAAACCAAAAACGTTGCAGTAATTGCGGATGGTGGAATTAAACTTTCGGGTGATATTGTAAAAGCTCTGGCTTCTGGAGCAAGTGCTGTGATGCTTGGTTCTTTACTCGCAGGATCTGATGAAGCTCCGGGTGAAGAGATTATTTTCCAGGGAAGAACATTCAAATCTTACCAAGGAATGGGTTCACTTTCTGCAATGAGAAGAGGTGGAAAAGAGAGATACTTCCAAAGTGAAGCGAAAAAATTTGTTCCGGAAGGAATTGAAGGAAGAGTTCCACATAAAGGTAAACTGGAAGATGTCATCTTTCAATTAACCGGTGGATTAAGAGCCGGAATGGGCTATTGTGGAACGAAAGATATTGAAACCCTACAAAGAGATGGTAAAATGGTTAGGATTACTGGAAATGGCTTAAAAGAATCTCACCCACATGATGTAATCATTACGCAGGAAGCGCCGAATTATACGTTATAA
- a CDS encoding DUF6759 domain-containing protein, with amino-acid sequence MQKIYLLFCFTLLVSCNILPSGNTVYRSGNSYPQKTPTVKSEINEFAVLMEKDKINKKHVNAEVLTHLLNDPDPNELNTAAVIDNTSNCDIIIRIVGIRSNEIYNLPIPRNSKNQFIIKKGTYTLKSNICGANYYSQKNIIEPLILKLSTN; translated from the coding sequence ATGCAAAAAATTTATCTGCTCTTCTGTTTTACACTGCTGGTGAGTTGTAATATTTTACCTTCAGGCAACACGGTCTACCGTTCCGGCAACAGCTATCCACAGAAAACTCCTACTGTAAAGAGCGAAATAAATGAGTTTGCAGTCTTAATGGAAAAGGATAAAATTAATAAAAAACATGTGAATGCAGAAGTCCTCACCCACTTGCTTAATGATCCTGATCCTAATGAACTAAATACCGCTGCAGTAATCGATAATACTTCAAACTGTGATATAATCATTAGAATTGTAGGAATTCGCAGTAATGAAATTTATAACTTACCTATTCCGCGTAACTCCAAAAACCAATTTATCATTAAAAAAGGCACTTATACCTTGAAATCTAATATCTGCGGAGCCAATTATTATTCTCAGAAAAATATTATTGAGCCTCTTATCTTAAAGCTTTCTACCAACTAA
- the nirK gene encoding copper-containing nitrite reductase, whose translation MKRIVTCFTLALLTLQACKQNPSENSSAKSENTMDIAVSGDAINQSIVNPPMLPAPIGDRAAKKVVVRLEATEEVGELADGVTYKFWTFNSTVPGTFIRIRVGDEVELHVTNRSDSVMPHNIDLHAVNGPGGGAEATNVAPGKEAIFNFKALNPGLYVYHCAAAPVPLHIANGMYGLILVEPAGGLPKVDREYYVMQGEFYTKGKTDEKGLQEFDQDKGVDERPTYVVFNGKKNALMGANALEAKVGETVRFFVGNGGPNLVSSFHVIGEIFDRVYVEGGSKINENVQTTVIPAGGAAIVEFKVEEPGNYIIVDHSIFRAFNKGAIGMLKVTGEKNPKIYNKVQ comes from the coding sequence ATGAAAAGAATCGTAACTTGTTTTACATTAGCCCTCTTAACATTGCAGGCTTGTAAACAAAACCCTTCAGAAAACTCTTCAGCAAAATCTGAAAACACAATGGACATCGCTGTAAGTGGTGACGCAATTAATCAAAGTATTGTAAATCCACCAATGCTCCCGGCTCCAATCGGAGACAGAGCAGCTAAAAAAGTAGTGGTCCGTTTAGAAGCGACTGAAGAAGTTGGTGAATTAGCAGACGGTGTAACTTATAAATTCTGGACTTTCAACAGTACCGTACCAGGAACTTTTATCAGAATTAGAGTTGGTGACGAGGTAGAACTTCACGTAACCAACAGAAGCGATAGTGTTATGCCGCATAACATTGACCTTCATGCAGTGAATGGCCCAGGTGGAGGCGCAGAAGCAACCAACGTAGCACCAGGAAAAGAAGCGATCTTCAATTTCAAAGCGCTTAATCCTGGATTATATGTCTATCATTGTGCTGCAGCTCCAGTTCCTTTACACATTGCGAACGGAATGTATGGTTTGATCTTAGTAGAACCTGCAGGTGGATTGCCAAAAGTAGATCGTGAGTATTATGTGATGCAAGGTGAATTCTACACCAAAGGAAAAACCGATGAGAAAGGACTTCAGGAATTTGACCAAGATAAAGGGGTAGATGAAAGACCAACTTACGTAGTATTCAACGGTAAAAAAAATGCACTAATGGGCGCCAATGCTCTAGAAGCTAAAGTTGGTGAAACAGTTCGATTCTTCGTAGGAAATGGTGGACCAAACTTGGTGTCTTCTTTCCACGTAATTGGAGAGATCTTCGACAGAGTTTATGTAGAAGGTGGAAGCAAAATCAATGAAAACGTACAAACTACAGTAATTCCAGCTGGTGGAGCGGCAATCGTAGAATTTAAAGTGGAAGAGCCTGGTAATTATATTATCGTAGACCACTCTATCTTCAGAGCATTTAACAAAGGTGCTATTGGTATGCTTAAAGTGACCGGAGAAAAAAATCCAAAAATTTACAATAAAGTACAATAA
- a CDS encoding formylglycine-generating enzyme family protein, with amino-acid sequence MYKIFKILMYAGGFFFLMASCEKANTLTSAKVSSDTLDKEVAITPDVKMVLINGGEYQPFYGTDSSLVEVKDFLLDERPVTNAEFLDFVKKNPKWKRSKIKALFADDTYLQDWQDDETLPKNADPEAAVTFVSWFAAKAYAKAAGKRLPTLDEWEYVAMADEESANARDKPTYSAHLINLYNEKDRQKNKVKSSAPNYWGVYNMFDLVWEWTDDFNSIMTTSDSRTAEFDDKGLFCASAATSTTDVLNYASFMRYAFRSSLKASYTVGNLGFRCAKDTTNSTK; translated from the coding sequence ATGTATAAAATTTTCAAAATATTAATGTACGCTGGTGGTTTCTTTTTTCTAATGGCTTCTTGTGAAAAAGCAAATACCCTTACCTCAGCAAAAGTATCTTCTGACACGCTTGATAAAGAAGTTGCCATTACGCCTGATGTCAAAATGGTTTTGATTAATGGTGGTGAATACCAACCTTTTTATGGAACAGACAGTAGTTTAGTTGAAGTAAAAGATTTCCTGCTTGATGAAAGACCTGTAACAAACGCAGAATTTCTTGACTTTGTTAAGAAAAACCCTAAGTGGAAACGTAGTAAGATCAAAGCATTATTTGCAGATGATACTTATTTGCAAGATTGGCAGGATGACGAAACCCTTCCAAAGAATGCTGATCCCGAAGCTGCAGTAACTTTTGTGTCATGGTTTGCGGCGAAAGCCTATGCCAAAGCTGCCGGAAAAAGGCTTCCAACATTGGACGAATGGGAATACGTTGCGATGGCAGACGAAGAATCTGCAAACGCAAGAGACAAACCTACTTATTCTGCCCACCTCATTAATCTTTATAATGAAAAGGACAGACAAAAAAATAAAGTGAAGAGCTCTGCACCAAATTATTGGGGAGTTTATAATATGTTTGATCTTGTTTGGGAATGGACCGACGATTTCAACTCCATTATGACGACCAGTGATTCCCGCACTGCAGAATTTGATGACAAAGGACTTTTTTGCGCATCTGCAGCTACCAGTACCACAGATGTTCTAAATTATGCTTCTTTCATGAGATACGCGTTTCGATCCAGTTTAAAGGCAAGTTACACCGTTGGAAATTTAGGTTTTCGATGCGCAAAAGACACCACAAATAGTACAAAATGA